From one Dermacentor andersoni chromosome 1, qqDerAnde1_hic_scaffold, whole genome shotgun sequence genomic stretch:
- the L gene encoding uncharacterized protein L isoform X3, with product MMPAGAAAWPLCWAAVEPLLWSWPTMPSGRRLGAAPGGGAGTPSSWRSSSGSPEDELTSASLSPPPSLLAGGPASASCSDSELSFTIGVTEATPYACHFCDKAFPRLSYLKRHEQVHSDRMPFRCDFCQRLFKHKRSRDRHVKLHTGDRKYRCSQCEAAFSRSDHLKIHMKTHDHAKPFQCAMCNRGYNTAAALTSHMQNHRKSAAAVNGLEPSAALSRPGSSLASANGAATLAAVGNPADNGSTSMSREDSSSCSTDKLSLTGGSPGPGSVEVQANGCKSMSERAGSTSPRDGGEPLACGFCSRRDFSSLEALQAHVRASHVPFSAASLVGPSHQLRPEPSGRSVSRQSPPAATTASSVVDASYECEYCGMKLPSVHALQTHTLAAHSFSEVLSKRMSAMMGADSGGGPLLCSQCGAASPDFESFRAHLASHLEGRMSRCCPECRAEFPSSQQLEAHVAAHFLATSVEYGCQACLKLFARPDELQKHLLDVHAHHLYRCALCRDVFDSKVGVQVHFAVKHSNECQVFKCSACNAAYRSEPEFALHVQVTHLAKAAPYRCLLCDQTFASEPLLQSHLDTHGKQFACALCSQAFHVEFLLEKHMQACHAADLTLHPDGVQNLSVKSRIKDIKCEICDQAFGADALLAAHRKQVHNVRSSSQKSVSLLCAYCNEPCKSRSDLENHMKSHTASPSKHKCNICDEMCPSATTLAEHKLTHCKVVKGSMCAGCREVLRSEDQFLTHVNSHGGGPALPLPCVVCRQTLMSQVELRMHARFHVAHCDKGSLCCVCERPLDAASRIITGRQQERQSFMCKDCFHAKGVQDQGRCPECRIKFESPLELEQHVRSSHGG from the exons GGGCAGCCCCGGGCGGCGGCGCAGGCACGCCCTCGTCGTGGCGCTCTTCGTCCGGCAGCCCCGAGGACGAGCTGACGTCGGCGTCACTGTCGCCCCCTCCCTCGCTGCTGGCCGGCGGCCCGGCGTCGGCCTCCTGCTCCGACTCCGAGCTGTCCTTCACCATCGGCGTCACAGAGGCGACGCCCTACGCCTGCCACTTCTGCGACAAGGCCTTCCCCAGGCTCAGCTACCTCAAGCGACACGAACAG GTGCACAGTGACCGGATGCCGTTTCGGTGCGACTTCTGCCAGCGGCTGTTCAAGCACAAACGCAGTCGCGACCGGCACGTGAAGCTGCACACGGGAGACCGCAAGTACCGGTGCTCGCAGTGCGAGGCGGCCTTCTCGCGCTCCGATCACCTCAAGATCCACATGAAGACTCACGACCACGCCAAGCCCTTCCAGTGCGCCATGTGCAACCGCGGCTACAACACCGCGGCGGCCCTCACCTCGCACATGCAGAAtcaccgcaagagcgccgccgcCGTCAATGGCCTCGAGCCGTCGGCCGCGCTCTCCCGGCCCGGCTCGAGCCTGGCGTCGGCTAACGGAGCGGCGACGCTCGCTGCAGTCGGCAACCCCGCCGACAATGGATCG ACGTCCATGTCGCGGGAGGACAGCTCCTCGTGCTCAACTGACAAGCTGAGCCTAACCGGTGGCAGCCCTGGTCCGGGCAGCGTTGAAGTCCAAGCAAACGGATGCAAATCG ATGTCCGAGCGGGCCGGCAGCACGAGTCCCCGCGACGGAGGGGAGCCGCTGGCGTGCGGCTTTTGCAGCCGGCGCGACTTCAGCAGCCTGGAGGCGCTGCAGGCGCACGTGCGCGCCTCCCACGTTCCCTTCTCGGCGGCCTCGCTGGTGGGGCCGTCGCACCAACTGCGGCCGGAGCCCAGCGGCCGCTCGGTGTCCCGCCAGTCGCCGCCGGCCGCCACCACGGCCTCGTCTGTGGTGGACGCGTCGTACGAGTGCGAGTACTGCGGCATGAAGCTACCCAGCGTCCACGCCCTGCAGACTCACACGCTGGCTGCTCACAGCTTCAGCGAGGTGCTGAGCAAGCGCATGTCGGCCATGATGGGGGCCGACTCCGGCGGCGGACCTTTGCTGTGCAGCCAGTGCGGCGCCGCGTCGCCAGACTTCGAGTCGTTCCGGGCGCACCTGGCGTCGCACCTAGAAGGACGCATGTCACGCTGCTGCCCCGAGTGCCGCGCCGAGTTCCCGTCCTCGCAGCAACTCGAGGCGCACGTTGCCGCGCACTTCCTGGCCACGTCGGTCGAGTACGGCTGCCAGGCGTGCCTAAAGCTCTTCGCGCGGCCTGACGAGCTACAGAAGCACCTGCTTGACGTTCATGCCCACCACCTTTACCGCTGTGCGCTCTGCCGGGACGTGTTCGACTCCAAAGTTGGAGTCCAGGTTCACTTCGCCGTCAAGCACAGCAACGAGTGCCAAGTATTCAAGTGTAGCGCTTGCAACGCCGCCTACCGGTCTGAGCCAGAGTTCGCTCTTCACGTTCAAGTCACGCACTTAGCGAAGGCTGCGCCCTACCGGTGCCTGTTGTGTGACCAGACATTTGCTAGCGAGCCCCTGCTCCAAAGCCACCTGGACACGCACGGCAAACAATTCGCGTGTGCCCTGTGCAGTCAAGCCTTTCACGTAGAATTCCTGCTCGAGAAACACATGCAGGCTTGTCACGCGGCCGACCTCACCTTGCACCCGGACGGTGTGCAGAACCTGAGCGTCAAGTCGAGGATCAAGGACATCAAGTGCGAAATCTGCGACCAGGCGTTTGGAGCGGACGCCCTGCTCGCGGCGCACCGCAAGCAAGTGCACAACGTACGCTCTTCGTCGCAGAAGTCGGTGAGCCTGCTGTGCGCGTATTGCAACGAACCATGCAAGTCCCGCTCGGACCTAGAGAACCACATGAAGAGTCACACGGCAAGCCCCAGTAAGCACAAGTGCAACATCTGCGACGAGATGTGCCCCTCGGCCACCACGCTGGCCGAGCACAAGCTGACGCACTGCAAGGTCGTCAAGGGCTCCATGTGTGCCGGCTGCCGCGAGGTCCTTCGATCCGAGGACCAGTTCTTGACGCACGTCAACTCTCACGGTGGAGGTCCCGCCTTGCCGCTACCCTGCGTGGTGTGCCGCCAGACGCTCATGTCTCAGGTGGAACTGCGCATGCACGCGCGCTTTCACGTGGCGCACTGCGACAAGGGCTCGCTATGTTGCGTCTGCGAGCGACCCCTGGACGCGGCCAGCCGCATCATCACCGGCCGCCAGCAGGAGCGCCAGTCGTTCATGTGCAAGGACTGCTTCCACGCCAAGGGCGTCCAGGACCAGGGCCGCTGCCCCGAGTGCCGCATCAAGTTCGAGTCGCCACTCGAGCTCGAACAGCACGTGCGCAGCAGCCACGGCGGCTGA
- the L gene encoding uncharacterized protein L isoform X2: MCREMAASDPGSDVDVDGTEELDVGSESQPQEVLAAATARLGAAPGGGAGTPSSWRSSSGSPEDELTSASLSPPPSLLAGGPASASCSDSELSFTIGVTEATPYACHFCDKAFPRLSYLKRHEQVHSDRMPFRCDFCQRLFKHKRSRDRHVKLHTGDRKYRCSQCEAAFSRSDHLKIHMKTHDHAKPFQCAMCNRGYNTAAALTSHMQNHRKSAAAVNGLEPSAALSRPGSSLASANGAATLAAVGNPADNGSTSMSREDSSSCSTDKLSLTGGSPGPGSVEVQANGCKSMSERAGSTSPRDGGEPLACGFCSRRDFSSLEALQAHVRASHVPFSAASLVGPSHQLRPEPSGRSVSRQSPPAATTASSVVDASYECEYCGMKLPSVHALQTHTLAAHSFSEVLSKRMSAMMGADSGGGPLLCSQCGAASPDFESFRAHLASHLEGRMSRCCPECRAEFPSSQQLEAHVAAHFLATSVEYGCQACLKLFARPDELQKHLLDVHAHHLYRCALCRDVFDSKVGVQVHFAVKHSNECQVFKCSACNAAYRSEPEFALHVQVTHLAKAAPYRCLLCDQTFASEPLLQSHLDTHGKQFACALCSQAFHVEFLLEKHMQACHAADLTLHPDGVQNLSVKSRIKDIKCEICDQAFGADALLAAHRKQVHNVRSSSQKSVSLLCAYCNEPCKSRSDLENHMKSHTASPSKHKCNICDEMCPSATTLAEHKLTHCKVVKGSMCAGCREVLRSEDQFLTHVNSHGGGPALPLPCVVCRQTLMSQVELRMHARFHVAHCDKGSLCCVCERPLDAASRIITGRQQERQSFMCKDCFHAKGVQDQGRCPECRIKFESPLELEQHVRSSHGG, translated from the exons GGGCAGCCCCGGGCGGCGGCGCAGGCACGCCCTCGTCGTGGCGCTCTTCGTCCGGCAGCCCCGAGGACGAGCTGACGTCGGCGTCACTGTCGCCCCCTCCCTCGCTGCTGGCCGGCGGCCCGGCGTCGGCCTCCTGCTCCGACTCCGAGCTGTCCTTCACCATCGGCGTCACAGAGGCGACGCCCTACGCCTGCCACTTCTGCGACAAGGCCTTCCCCAGGCTCAGCTACCTCAAGCGACACGAACAG GTGCACAGTGACCGGATGCCGTTTCGGTGCGACTTCTGCCAGCGGCTGTTCAAGCACAAACGCAGTCGCGACCGGCACGTGAAGCTGCACACGGGAGACCGCAAGTACCGGTGCTCGCAGTGCGAGGCGGCCTTCTCGCGCTCCGATCACCTCAAGATCCACATGAAGACTCACGACCACGCCAAGCCCTTCCAGTGCGCCATGTGCAACCGCGGCTACAACACCGCGGCGGCCCTCACCTCGCACATGCAGAAtcaccgcaagagcgccgccgcCGTCAATGGCCTCGAGCCGTCGGCCGCGCTCTCCCGGCCCGGCTCGAGCCTGGCGTCGGCTAACGGAGCGGCGACGCTCGCTGCAGTCGGCAACCCCGCCGACAATGGATCG ACGTCCATGTCGCGGGAGGACAGCTCCTCGTGCTCAACTGACAAGCTGAGCCTAACCGGTGGCAGCCCTGGTCCGGGCAGCGTTGAAGTCCAAGCAAACGGATGCAAATCG ATGTCCGAGCGGGCCGGCAGCACGAGTCCCCGCGACGGAGGGGAGCCGCTGGCGTGCGGCTTTTGCAGCCGGCGCGACTTCAGCAGCCTGGAGGCGCTGCAGGCGCACGTGCGCGCCTCCCACGTTCCCTTCTCGGCGGCCTCGCTGGTGGGGCCGTCGCACCAACTGCGGCCGGAGCCCAGCGGCCGCTCGGTGTCCCGCCAGTCGCCGCCGGCCGCCACCACGGCCTCGTCTGTGGTGGACGCGTCGTACGAGTGCGAGTACTGCGGCATGAAGCTACCCAGCGTCCACGCCCTGCAGACTCACACGCTGGCTGCTCACAGCTTCAGCGAGGTGCTGAGCAAGCGCATGTCGGCCATGATGGGGGCCGACTCCGGCGGCGGACCTTTGCTGTGCAGCCAGTGCGGCGCCGCGTCGCCAGACTTCGAGTCGTTCCGGGCGCACCTGGCGTCGCACCTAGAAGGACGCATGTCACGCTGCTGCCCCGAGTGCCGCGCCGAGTTCCCGTCCTCGCAGCAACTCGAGGCGCACGTTGCCGCGCACTTCCTGGCCACGTCGGTCGAGTACGGCTGCCAGGCGTGCCTAAAGCTCTTCGCGCGGCCTGACGAGCTACAGAAGCACCTGCTTGACGTTCATGCCCACCACCTTTACCGCTGTGCGCTCTGCCGGGACGTGTTCGACTCCAAAGTTGGAGTCCAGGTTCACTTCGCCGTCAAGCACAGCAACGAGTGCCAAGTATTCAAGTGTAGCGCTTGCAACGCCGCCTACCGGTCTGAGCCAGAGTTCGCTCTTCACGTTCAAGTCACGCACTTAGCGAAGGCTGCGCCCTACCGGTGCCTGTTGTGTGACCAGACATTTGCTAGCGAGCCCCTGCTCCAAAGCCACCTGGACACGCACGGCAAACAATTCGCGTGTGCCCTGTGCAGTCAAGCCTTTCACGTAGAATTCCTGCTCGAGAAACACATGCAGGCTTGTCACGCGGCCGACCTCACCTTGCACCCGGACGGTGTGCAGAACCTGAGCGTCAAGTCGAGGATCAAGGACATCAAGTGCGAAATCTGCGACCAGGCGTTTGGAGCGGACGCCCTGCTCGCGGCGCACCGCAAGCAAGTGCACAACGTACGCTCTTCGTCGCAGAAGTCGGTGAGCCTGCTGTGCGCGTATTGCAACGAACCATGCAAGTCCCGCTCGGACCTAGAGAACCACATGAAGAGTCACACGGCAAGCCCCAGTAAGCACAAGTGCAACATCTGCGACGAGATGTGCCCCTCGGCCACCACGCTGGCCGAGCACAAGCTGACGCACTGCAAGGTCGTCAAGGGCTCCATGTGTGCCGGCTGCCGCGAGGTCCTTCGATCCGAGGACCAGTTCTTGACGCACGTCAACTCTCACGGTGGAGGTCCCGCCTTGCCGCTACCCTGCGTGGTGTGCCGCCAGACGCTCATGTCTCAGGTGGAACTGCGCATGCACGCGCGCTTTCACGTGGCGCACTGCGACAAGGGCTCGCTATGTTGCGTCTGCGAGCGACCCCTGGACGCGGCCAGCCGCATCATCACCGGCCGCCAGCAGGAGCGCCAGTCGTTCATGTGCAAGGACTGCTTCCACGCCAAGGGCGTCCAGGACCAGGGCCGCTGCCCCGAGTGCCGCATCAAGTTCGAGTCGCCACTCGAGCTCGAACAGCACGTGCGCAGCAGCCACGGCGGCTGA